GCCTGGGCCGCGGCGTCACCTACCTCTACGGCAAGGGCGGCTTTTCTGGCGAGGAAAAGGAGATCCTCTACTGTGTCGTGACACGCCTAGAACTGGCCAAACTGCGGCAGATCGTCCTGGATTATGACCCAGACGCCTTTGTGGCCGTCGAGCATGTGGCCGAGGTGATGGGCGGACGCTTCGCCAAGAAGGCGATCCACCCTTGACGGGAAACCTTGACGGGAAAACAACCGTCGTTATACAATAACGGCGCCATTCATGTTCAAAAGCGCATACGGGAATTTGAGGAGGAGCCTGTCACCAAGGGGCTCCTCTGTTTTTTTGCGCTTTTTTGCTTTTTGTTATTTTTTCTCTCCATTTTTACGGAAACTATTTTTTAGGAGGAAGAACAATGAAAGACATTGCCTTTGTCGCTTCGATCATCGTCTTCGTCGTCGCCTATGGGTTGATCATCTGGGAGAAGATCCCCCGGGCGGTGACCGCCATGCTCGGTGGCCTGATCATGATCCTGCTCGGTTTTCTCAATCAGGAGATCGCCATCAAGGATGACATCGACTTCAACACCCTCGGCCTGCTGATCGGCATGATGATCCTCGTCGCCATCACCCGCCGCAGCGGCGTCTTTGAAGCGCTGGCCATATGGGCCGCCAAGGCGACGAAGGGCAACCCCCTCCGCCTGCTGGGTCTCTTGACACTGATTACGGCCGTCATGTCAGCTTTTCTGGACAATGTCACCGCCGTCCTGCTCATCGCGCCCGTCACCATCATCCTGGCCGACACGCTGAAGGTCAACCCCATGCCCTACCTGATCGCCGAGATCCTTGCCTCCAACATCGGCGGCACGGCCACCCTGATCGGCGATCCCCCCAACATCATGATCGGCAGCGCCACAGGCCTTGGCTTCATGGAGTTCATCATCCACATGGCGCCGATTGCGATTGTGATCCTGCTCGTGACAACGGCCTTGTTGATGGTCCTATACCGCAAGGACTTTTCCTCGGAGATCGAGAACCGCGACACCATCCTGGCTATGAATCCGGCCGAAAAGATCAAAGACTGGGCGCTTTTGAAGAAATCCCTCGCTGTCCTCGCCCTGACGATCGTCGGTTTCGGCCTCCATGGCCTCCTGCACATTGAATCGGCCACCATCGCCCTGACCGGCGCCATGATCCTGATGATCGTCAGCCGGGAAGAGCCCGAAGAGATCTTCCTCCTCGTCGAATGGCCGACCATCATCTTCTTCGTGGGGCTCTTCGTCCTCGTTGGGGGTTTGAAGGCGACCGGCGTCATCGCCGCGCTGGCCCAGTGGGCGCTGGACATCACCCAGGGCAACACGCAGACGGCGTCGCTGTTGATCATGTGGCTGTCGGCCATCGCCTCGGGGTTTGTCGACAACATCCCCTTCGTGGCCACCATGATCCCCATGATCCATGAGATGGGCGCCCTCTCGGGCATGGAGTTGGAGCCGGTCTGGTGGTCTCTGGCCCTGGGCGCGTGCCTGGGCGGCAACGGGACGCTGGTGGGCGCCTCGGCCAACATCATCGTCGCCGGGATCGCCGAGAAAGCAGGCGTTCCCATCTCCTTCAAAAAGTTCTTCCTTGTCGCCTTCCCCTTCATGCTCCTTTCCGTCGCCATGGCCCATGTTTATGTCCTCTTCCGTTATTTTTAAGGCCTCTAACTAGGGCTTTCCAAAGGGCTTTTTCAAAGGAAAAGAACTTTTGCATAAAAAGCCGAGATCTTCCAATGCGATAAGCGCAGTTTTTAATGGCAATTTTTTGAAGACCTTTTGTTCTTTCCCTCATACTGTATATCGGGCAAGGAAAACCAAACGGCCTCGCCTGAGGAGGGAATCAACCATGGGCAACGCCTACTGCGGCGGCTTTTTCAACAACGGTTTCGCAGTGGTGGCCGGCCTGGTCATCGCGCTGATCGTTATCGGCGCCTTCTATCCCGAGATTGCCGGCTTCGGCTACGGCGGGCAATGAGGTTATGCAGCGCTGCAAGGAAAGGAGGCAACCGGCATGAGCGACGGATGCGGCGGTTACGCAGGGAACTACATTGGGAATCGCATTGTTGCCCTGGCCATCTTGATTATCATTATCGCCATTTTAGGAACCAATTTTGGCTTCGGATACGGCCGCTACTAAGCGCGCCGCCCTTTTTCGACGGGCAGGTTGCGTGCATCAGGAAGAGTCAGCATGGGTGACAATAACGAAGCGGGAGCGCCGGAGTGGTCAGGCGCTCCCTGCTTTTTAAAAGCGGAAGCGCCTGACCTGTTGGCCAGCGCTCCCCCTAGTCGTTCCCTTCTTATCCGTTCCCTTATACGTTTCCGTAACCGTATCCGAAGCCGGTCCCCAGGATGGCAATGATGATGATCAGAATGGCCAGGGCAACAATGTAGTTGCCGATATTAACGTATCCGCCGCCGCAGCTAGCGCCCATCGAGGTCCCTCCTCTTCTGCGTAATCCAAAAGCCTGTTTTCTTAGGATTCTACATAACCGTAACCGACGATGCTCGGGTAGAAAGCGCCAATCACGATCAAGGCTATGACCAGACCGGCGACGACACCGAAGCCTCCCCAGAAGCCTCCGCACCCATTAGCCATCCCTTTTCCCTCCTCATCCCATCGATATAGGCTGCCTTCACCATACATTATGGAATTTTTTCCTATCGGTTCCTAATTCTTCTCTGATTAACCTGATTCCCCCTGGTGAAGCTAAGACAGGGAAAAGGGGCTGCACAAGCATACGAAAAGGAGCGCTTTCCATGGATTTGCAAGAGGCCTTCGCCCCTCTGGGGCGTCATCATCTCTTCTACCGATTGGCAGGAAAAGGCCGTGAGGCCCTTTTGCTGTTGCACGGCATCCCGACAAACTCGCTTCTCTGGGGACAGACGATTCCCTATCTGGCGGAGAACTATCTGGTGATTGCGCCGGACTTGCTCGGTTACGGGCGGTCAGGCCGGGGGCCGACGGAGGATTTGACCCTGCCCCAGCAGGCCGGATACATGATTGGCCTCTTGGACCGGCTGGGCATTCCTCGCGTCCATGTGGTGGGACACGACCTGGGCGGCGGTATCGCCCAGATCCTGGCCGTCAGGCACCCCGACCGGGTTGCCAGCTTTGTCGTCGCCGACGGTGTCTGCTTCAGCAACTGGCCCCTGCCGAAGGTCGTATCGCTGCGTTATCCCACCGCCCCCGAGTTCGAGCCGTCACCTGCCTTCATTGAACGGATGCTGCGGGTCGGCCTGTTCCACCAGGAACTGGCGACGCCGGAACTGATCGATGCCTTCGTGGCCCCCTATGCCCACGCGACCGGCGCCCAGGAGTTGCAAACAGCCTCTTTTGCGCTGGAACATCATCAAACAGAGGAACTCGTCCCCCACCTCGCCAATGTTCAAGCGCCGGCGACCTTTTTGTGGGGTCAGTATGACCGCTATCTTCCCCCTTACTGGGGATACCGCCTGAACCAGACTGTTCCGAATTCAACCTTCCGCATCTTGCCGGAATGCGGTCACTACTCGATGATCGACAACCCGCCGCTCTTCGCCCAGGAACTGTTGCAACACTTGCAGCGGATATTGTAAGGCAGGCGGGATCGACGAAGGGAAAGGCCTTGATCGCCTTTCCCTTCGTCGCAGTTTTCCTCTTAACAAGCCTCGTATTGCAAGCCTCGTTACATGTAGGTGGCCGCCTTGCGGACAGCCGCCTGATGTTCGAGGTCCAGGCGATTTCCTTCATGGGTCCGGCTGTTCAGGAAGTGGATGCAGGTCTGTCCCTGCATGTTATTGGTGGTGATCGTGTCATAGCCGTGGGGCATGCCGTTGATCGAGGCGGCGATTCGCCACCCTTTGACGGTCACGACGACAGGTTTGCGGTTCCAACTCCAGACGCCGCCGTAAATCCGCTTCATGACAGAGGTATCCCAGGCGGTTACCGGTTCCACATCGGCGTGCTTGACGCCGCCGGTTCGTTTGATCCTGTAGGAAAGGCCTGTGATCGGATCGGTCACCTTGGCGGTAAGGCCGACAGGCAGCAGATAGGCGACCGTATTAACCCAATCAAGCATCTGCGGGCGCAGGGCTTTGAAGGTTTGCGGGCCTGCCACCCCGTCTACGGTCAACTTGCGATAGGCCTGAAACTGCTTCAGCGCATCGAAGGTAACGGCTCCGAAATAGCCGGTCGGTTCTTCGGAAAAATAGCCCATCTCTTTCAGATAGCCTTGCAGTTGTTGCACATCAGCGCCGGAAACACCCCAGTAGAGTTCACGGGAGCCAAACTGAGGCGTTGCCGCAAGCGCCGTCAGCGATCCAAAAGGAAGCGTCGCGAGGGCGGCCAGCGCCCCTCCTAAAAAATTACGGCGATTCATCGATACACCTCCGAAATATTCATTAAATCCGCGACTACACATAATAATACATAATTTCACTGCCTTTTTGTTGTGAAAAATACTGGCAAAATCGTATTTTGACTTAAATAAAAAAGGCGTGGTCCGCGAAGCGGCTCCACACCTGTCTTACATCAATCAAATTCACTTTTCAACGCCTGCTTTAGCGACGTCCATGACGCCCGCCAACCAGCCGCAATATGTCTCCTCTATTGCAGGCCTGGGTGCGCCCCAGTAATACCCTTGACCGCATTCGATGCCCATGGCCTTCAACCGTCGCCAGATCTGCTCATTTTCCACATATTCGGCGATGGTCCGTTTGCCCAGCGAATGGGCCAGATCGTTGATGCCTTTGACCAGGGCCATACTTTCCGGGTTCTCCTCGATCGCCCGGACGTAGGCGCCATCGATCTTGATGTAGTCCACGGGCAACCGGAAGAGATAAGAAAAAGAGGAGTACCCGTTGCCGAAGTCATCAATGGCAAAGGAACATCCCAGTTTTTTCAGTTCACCCACCCATTGCTGGGCTTTGATCAGGTCTCGGACGACGGCTGTTTCGGTGATTTCAAAGCCGAGGCGCTCCGGCGCCACACCGCTGGAACGAATCGCGCCGGTGATGAATTGCAGCAATTCCATATCGCCGAGACTCTCCCCGGAGATATTGATGTATAGTTCCAGTTGCGGATGAGCGCGAAGAATCCGCAACGCTTCCCCAACAACCCAGCGATCGATGTCAGTCATCAGGCCGAAGTTCTCTGCCACCGGGATGAATTCGCCCGGCGAAATCCAGCGGCCCTTGCGGTCGGAAAGGCGGAGCAGCGCCTCATGGTGGCGGACCGAACCCTCCTGGAGATTCACGATAGGCATGAAGAAGAGAGAAAAACGTCCCTCTTCGGCGGCGTCTTTGAGCAAGTCGATCAACTGCTGCGCTTTTTCCAGGCGATTCAGGCCATGTTCGTCGGCCCGCGCGATCAGACGCCGCCCCCGCCCCATCGATTTCGCCAGGTGCATGGTGGTGCCGGCCCGCGCAAGGACCTGCTGGGGGCTCATGGCGCCGTCGATGAGCACGATGCCCACGCTGGTCGTCAAGCGAAGCCCTTGACCGGAAAGCACCGGCATGGACCCTTCCTCCTGATCCCACCGGAGCAGTTCATCGGCGACCTGACAGGCCGTCTCCTCATCCGCCGCTGACAGCAGCACGGCGAACTCGTCGCCGCCCAAACGGGCGACCATGTTGGGAGGAATCACCTTGCGGCGAAGGACAGCGGCCAAAGCGATCAACAAGCGATCACCCACGTCGTGGCCAAGCAGATCGTTGATCACGTTGAAGTTATCGATATCGACAAACAGCAATGCCTTTGTCCGATCCGGCGCAGCCGCCTCTACCGCCTGCGCAAGGGCCATTTCCAGGTGATAGCGGTTGGGAATCCCGGTCAGAAAGTCATGGCTGGCCATGTGCCTGAGCCGTTCTTCCGCTTTTTTTTGCTCATCCAATGTCCGCTGGTGCTTGATCGCGCCGCCGAGGCTGTAGGCGACTGTTGAGAGGGCGGCTTCTTCCTGCGGGGTCCACTGTCTGAGAAGGCGGCAATCATCAAAGCCGATAAACCCCCATAACTGATCGTCCGTAAAAATTGGCACAGCGATCAATGAACAGATTTTGTGATGCATATGAAGGGGGATCTGTTCCGATTCGGGAAAGTCCTGAACCAACCCGCGGATGAGGCCCCCCTGCAAAAAGGTGTCCAACCACCGCTGAAAACCGCTCTGACGGTAGGAACGGTTTTGCAGTTGGGGGTGAAAGGGGTGCGCCCTTGCCGGATCACTGCACCATTCCTGTCGGTGGCTCATCAACCATTCGCGCTGATCCGGCAGCCATGTGTTTTCAAAGAGGTAGACTCTATCGACATCAACGGCCCTGCCCAGGATCGCGAGGGCATCCTCAACAGCTTCTCCAAAAGATTGCCGCGTCAATAACCGGTTGGTTGCGCAGGTCACGCCGTAAAGAAGCCGCTCTTGTTTTTGCAACGCTTTCTCCAGGTCATTTTCCTTTGCTGTACCGGCTGCGCTGCTGTTGTACAAAGTCATGACTTGCCCTTCCTCTTTTCAGAAAAAACTGGATGAGCGTCCAAACCTGTTTAGAAGCAGGGCGCTCAGCGGATGACGAACTTTTTGACCATTTCGTTCAGGGATTCCGCCAAGGCGCTCGTCTGCTCGGCCATGCTCGCCAGGTTTTCTACAGTAGCCGTCTGTTCTTCCGTCGCCGCAGAGACCTGTTGGCTGTTGGACAAGGTGATTTCACAGATGGAGGCTACCTTGTCGATGAGACGGACGATCTGTTCGGACGTGGCCACCTCATCTCTCGTGATTTCCAAGATCTCGTTCATGCTGGTGATCGACTGTGTGACATCGCCGATGATCTTCGAGAAGGTGACGTCTGTCGCGTTGACTACGTCCACACCGACCGTGACGGCGCTGTTCGACGCTTCCATCGATTGCACGGCTTTGCCGGTCATCTCAATCATCCCGGTGACCAGGCCGGCGATTTCCGTCGCCCCTCGATGGGACTGCTCTGATAACTTCCGGACCTCTTCAGCCACGACGGCGAAGCCTCGCCCGTGTTCTCCCGCCCGGGCGGCTTCAATGGCCGCATTCAGGGCCAGCAGGTCGGTCTGGGCAGCGATGGCATTGATCGTGGTGATGATATCGCTGATCCGCGCCGATAAATTGCTCAATTCCTGCACGACGTCTTTCGTCTCGTCCGACTTCTGGCGGATCACATCAATGGCCTCAACGGCCTGTTTCACCTTGGTCCGGCCCTGATGGGCCGATTTCATCGTCAAGTCGGATAAGGCGCTCGCTTGGGAAGCCTTCGTTTCTGCCAACTGCACCAGGCTGGACAACTGCAACAGCGATTTGGACACCTCGATAAAGGAGGCGTTTTGCTCTTCCGCCTCTTGGGCGACCTGCTGGGCAGTGGCGCTGATCTGCTCCGTCGCGGCATTGATTTCTACCGTCGAACCGGCCAACTCTTCCGAGGCCGCTGACAGTTGAACCGAACCCATCTGGACCTGCTGAAGCGTATCCCCTTGATTGTGAATCATCTTGTTGAAGGATTTGCCTAAATCCTCGATCTCGTCATTCGTCCGGATGGCCGCCTCGACGGTGAGGTCCCCGTCGCCGGCCTTCTCCATCAATCCTTGCAGTTGCCGGATCGGATTGGCGATTTTGTTGGCCAGGACGAAGGCGATGGCGGCGGCGGCCGCCATGACGGCGAGCACGATCACCAACGTTCTCTCTTTGATCTGGATCGCCGGCAGCATGTATTCATCGTAATTGGCGGTTACCGCGATCACCCACTGGCCGATCGGCTGGAACCGCACGAACTTGTAGACCCCGCTGTATGTATAAAAGCCTTCCGACGTCTCTCCCGCTTTCATTTGTGCCACGATTTTCTTCAGCGCCAGTTCCGTTGTGTCAGAGAGGTTTTCCTTCAAAATCTTGTCTTTGACGGGATGAGACAGGATTAAGCCAGTCCGATCAATCATGTAAGCATACCCGTTCTCGCCGATTTTCACCTTCTGGGCGTGCTTGGAGATGGTGTCGAAACGGATCGTGCCGATCAGGGCTCCCGTTAAAGCGCCGGAAGCAGGATCGCCCGTTCGAAGCGGTAAGGCAAAGGCGACAACCGGTTCCTGGGTCAGTTTGGAGATGATTACATCGCTCATGGCTTCAGCACCGGCCAGCGCTTTTTTTACATACTCGCGGTCAGCCAGGCTGGCGTTGCTGACGGGGTTGTCATGGGTCATCACGGCGTTGCCGTCGCGATCTACGATGATCAGCGATTCGAGGAGGTCCTTGTTCTCCTTTTGCAGGGACGATAAAAAAGCAAAGGCCTCGCCACCGGCATCCCGGTTATGATCGGCGGCTCTCGCGAGCACGCCGTTTTTGCTCGCCACTTTTAAGTAGTCCTTCGCCCCCGCCAGATCAGCTTCCACCAGTTCCGCCGTTTGTTCCGTTACGGCCCGGATCTGGTCCTCGATCGTCTTCTGCAGTGACGCCGCCGCCTGCTGATAGGAGATGATTCCCAAGAGGATTACCGGAATTGTTGCCAATGCGAGAAACCCCACGAGCAATTTTGCTCTAATCCCTATTTTCACCGGAGCACCCTCCCCAACGCCCATCAGGTAAAGTTTGCAGAGACGAGACAAGATATGCCGCTTCCCATACCGTTCATTATAACACAGCGATTTTTCTCCGGTGAGTCACCCGGCAAAATAAACGCCTGTCCAAATTTGTTGGGGGCTGTCAGGCTGATTTAATTTGTATGGTTGCAAAGGAAAAAAGGAGGGTCCAGATTGGCAACCTGTTTTCCTCCTTTTTTCCTTAGTTATCGATTTCCTGTGGCCTCAACTATCGATCCCCGTTTGAATGATATCGATCAGCGCTTGCGGGTGACCGTGGCCTTTCATCTCGCTGACGACGGTGTCAACATCATAGGCCACTTCCCGGAAGGTGACGGCGACGGTGTCGCCGAGTTGAATCAGCGCGTAGGTTGCGTTGGGATTCCCCTGTTTTGGCTTGCCGACGCTTCCCACGTTGATGATGTGAACCCCGTCGACAAGTTTATGGAAGGTCTGGTGGGAATGGCCGCAGATCATTACATTGGCCGGGGTGAGTTTGACCAAAGCGCGGAGTTCTTCAATGGGCGTGTTCATGCGCAGGTATTCGTTGAGGCGGCGGGGCGAGCCATGAAAGACGTGGATGAGCCACTCGCCGGGCGCCGGTTTCGGCGGGCTCGCGTACCGCTCCACAGCCTCGCGGTAGGATTGGATTTGGGGGGCGTTGTCTTCCATGGTATCAAAGGCGGGATCATACATGGGATAGAGGCCTGAGAGCGATTCCGGCGGTAAGGGAACGAGCGCTGGCGGTTGAAGCGGTTCACCAATGCGGTAAAACAAGTGGTAGGGCAGACTGCGCAGATGGGCCTTGTTTTTTTCCTCTAGGGTTTCCCTGGTGAAACGGATGGAGAATTCACCGACGGCTTGCGCCGTTTCCGACGTGTAGTCGCATCCGCAAATCAGGCGAAAGTTCGCCGTGGCGTCATCGTAGTTCCCCATCACTGCGGGGATTTTCGCGTCGATGATCTTCTCAACCACCTCGTTGGGCTGGGGTCCGTAGCCGACGAGGTCTCCGGCGCATAGCACCAGGTCCGGATGCTGGGACTCGATATCGCTCAGGACAGCGTTGAGGGCTTCGGCGTTTGCGTGGATATCGGCGATGACAGCGATGTTCACTTGCTTCCCACCAGAGCGTTTATTTTGCTGCATATCTTTTTCCCCTCCGCCAAGCGTTTGATTCTATGTTCGACCAAGCGGCGGGGGAAGTCAACCATGGACAAGTTAAGAATGGGTTAGGCTCAAAAACTTTTCTGCGCTCGTTCATTGTGGACGGGCTTTTTTCGCGCATACTACGCCTGTAACTACAGAACAAGAGGCGCATGACCTACCTCCTCCGGCACACAAACCTGTTGAGTATCCCTAGGGCACGGGCGCCCCTCGAAAAACTCAACATAACTTAGCATAAGGAGATACAATGACAAAAGAGAGGGATAAGGAGAAAATTGGATGGAACTTTGACAACAGCTATGCCCAGCTACCGGATAAATTCTTTTCCATGCTTAACCCAACCCCTGCGCACACACCGGAGTTGTCCATTCTCAACCACCCGCTTGCCGCAGACCTGGGTTTGAATGTCCAAACGCTGCATAGCGAAGATGGGGTAGCAGTGCTTGCGGGGAATCGCGTTCCGGAAGGGGCTTTACCGCTTGCCCAAGCCTATGCGGGACATCAGTTCGGCCACTTCACCATGCTGGGGGATGGCCGGGCGCTGTTGCTTGGCGAGCAGATCACGCCCCAGGGTGAGCGATTTGATATCCAACTCAAGGGTTCAGGCAGAACGCCCTACTCTCGCCGGGGCGATGGTCGGGCGGCCCTCGGACCGATGCTCCGCGAATACATCATCAGTGAAGCGATGCATTCGCTTGGAATACCGACGACACGCAGCCTGGCAGTGGTGACCACGGGAGAGCCGGTCATCCGTGAAACCACCCTCCCGGGCGCTGTCCTGACTCGCGCGGCTGCCAGCCATCTGCGCGTCGGCACCTTTCAATACGCAGCACAATGGGGCACGAGCGATGATCTCCGGACCTTGGCTGACTACGCGCTCAAGCGCCATTTTCCAGAGGTCGAAGCCGATGAGAAGCGTTATCTCTCGCTGCTGAAGGAAGTCATCCGTCGCCAGGCCGCGCTGATCGCGAAGTGGCAACTGGTCGGCTTTATCCACGGAGTGATGAACACAGACAATATGACGATCAGCGGCGAAACGATCGATTACGGTCCTTGCGCTTTCATGAATGACTACGACCGGGCAACCGTCTTCAGTTCCATCGACGTTCAGGGACGCTATGCCTACGGCAACCAGCCCTCTATTGCTGGATGGAATCTCGCCCGATTCGCCGAAACCCTGCTGCCGCTGCTCCACGACGATCAGGAGAAGGCTGTTGAAATCGCCCAGGAGGCGGTAACAGAGTTTCCCCAGCTATATCATAATCATTGGCTCGCCGGTATGAGAGCAAAACTGGGACTTGTTAATGAAGAGAAAGAGGACGAACCCCTTTTCAAAGACCTCCTGAAGATGATGCAGAAGCATCACGCCGATTATACGAATACATACCGCGCACTAACCTTTGACAAGCCTGAGGATACGGCCATGAATGGC
The Heliomicrobium undosum genome window above contains:
- a CDS encoding ArsB/NhaD family transporter, producing MKDIAFVASIIVFVVAYGLIIWEKIPRAVTAMLGGLIMILLGFLNQEIAIKDDIDFNTLGLLIGMMILVAITRRSGVFEALAIWAAKATKGNPLRLLGLLTLITAVMSAFLDNVTAVLLIAPVTIILADTLKVNPMPYLIAEILASNIGGTATLIGDPPNIMIGSATGLGFMEFIIHMAPIAIVILLVTTALLMVLYRKDFSSEIENRDTILAMNPAEKIKDWALLKKSLAVLALTIVGFGLHGLLHIESATIALTGAMILMIVSREEPEEIFLLVEWPTIIFFVGLFVLVGGLKATGVIAALAQWALDITQGNTQTASLLIMWLSAIASGFVDNIPFVATMIPMIHEMGALSGMELEPVWWSLALGACLGGNGTLVGASANIIVAGIAEKAGVPISFKKFFLVAFPFMLLSVAMAHVYVLFRYF
- a CDS encoding alpha/beta fold hydrolase; the encoded protein is MDLQEAFAPLGRHHLFYRLAGKGREALLLLHGIPTNSLLWGQTIPYLAENYLVIAPDLLGYGRSGRGPTEDLTLPQQAGYMIGLLDRLGIPRVHVVGHDLGGGIAQILAVRHPDRVASFVVADGVCFSNWPLPKVVSLRYPTAPEFEPSPAFIERMLRVGLFHQELATPELIDAFVAPYAHATGAQELQTASFALEHHQTEELVPHLANVQAPATFLWGQYDRYLPPYWGYRLNQTVPNSTFRILPECGHYSMIDNPPLFAQELLQHLQRIL
- a CDS encoding peptidoglycan-binding domain-containing protein yields the protein MNRRNFLGGALAALATLPFGSLTALAATPQFGSRELYWGVSGADVQQLQGYLKEMGYFSEEPTGYFGAVTFDALKQFQAYRKLTVDGVAGPQTFKALRPQMLDWVNTVAYLLPVGLTAKVTDPITGLSYRIKRTGGVKHADVEPVTAWDTSVMKRIYGGVWSWNRKPVVVTVKGWRIAASINGMPHGYDTITTNNMQGQTCIHFLNSRTHEGNRLDLEHQAAVRKAATYM
- a CDS encoding putative bifunctional diguanylate cyclase/phosphodiesterase; its protein translation is MTLYNSSAAGTAKENDLEKALQKQERLLYGVTCATNRLLTRQSFGEAVEDALAILGRAVDVDRVYLFENTWLPDQREWLMSHRQEWCSDPARAHPFHPQLQNRSYRQSGFQRWLDTFLQGGLIRGLVQDFPESEQIPLHMHHKICSLIAVPIFTDDQLWGFIGFDDCRLLRQWTPQEEAALSTVAYSLGGAIKHQRTLDEQKKAEERLRHMASHDFLTGIPNRYHLEMALAQAVEAAAPDRTKALLFVDIDNFNVINDLLGHDVGDRLLIALAAVLRRKVIPPNMVARLGGDEFAVLLSAADEETACQVADELLRWDQEEGSMPVLSGQGLRLTTSVGIVLIDGAMSPQQVLARAGTTMHLAKSMGRGRRLIARADEHGLNRLEKAQQLIDLLKDAAEEGRFSLFFMPIVNLQEGSVRHHEALLRLSDRKGRWISPGEFIPVAENFGLMTDIDRWVVGEALRILRAHPQLELYINISGESLGDMELLQFITGAIRSSGVAPERLGFEITETAVVRDLIKAQQWVGELKKLGCSFAIDDFGNGYSSFSYLFRLPVDYIKIDGAYVRAIEENPESMALVKGINDLAHSLGKRTIAEYVENEQIWRRLKAMGIECGQGYYWGAPRPAIEETYCGWLAGVMDVAKAGVEK
- a CDS encoding methyl-accepting chemotaxis protein — its product is MATIPVILLGIISYQQAAASLQKTIEDQIRAVTEQTAELVEADLAGAKDYLKVASKNGVLARAADHNRDAGGEAFAFLSSLQKENKDLLESLIIVDRDGNAVMTHDNPVSNASLADREYVKKALAGAEAMSDVIISKLTQEPVVAFALPLRTGDPASGALTGALIGTIRFDTISKHAQKVKIGENGYAYMIDRTGLILSHPVKDKILKENLSDTTELALKKIVAQMKAGETSEGFYTYSGVYKFVRFQPIGQWVIAVTANYDEYMLPAIQIKERTLVIVLAVMAAAAAIAFVLANKIANPIRQLQGLMEKAGDGDLTVEAAIRTNDEIEDLGKSFNKMIHNQGDTLQQVQMGSVQLSAASEELAGSTVEINAATEQISATAQQVAQEAEEQNASFIEVSKSLLQLSSLVQLAETKASQASALSDLTMKSAHQGRTKVKQAVEAIDVIRQKSDETKDVVQELSNLSARISDIITTINAIAAQTDLLALNAAIEAARAGEHGRGFAVVAEEVRKLSEQSHRGATEIAGLVTGMIEMTGKAVQSMEASNSAVTVGVDVVNATDVTFSKIIGDVTQSITSMNEILEITRDEVATSEQIVRLIDKVASICEITLSNSQQVSAATEEQTATVENLASMAEQTSALAESLNEMVKKFVIR
- a CDS encoding metallophosphoesterase family protein, yielding MQQNKRSGGKQVNIAVIADIHANAEALNAVLSDIESQHPDLVLCAGDLVGYGPQPNEVVEKIIDAKIPAVMGNYDDATANFRLICGCDYTSETAQAVGEFSIRFTRETLEEKNKAHLRSLPYHLFYRIGEPLQPPALVPLPPESLSGLYPMYDPAFDTMEDNAPQIQSYREAVERYASPPKPAPGEWLIHVFHGSPRRLNEYLRMNTPIEELRALVKLTPANVMICGHSHQTFHKLVDGVHIINVGSVGKPKQGNPNATYALIQLGDTVAVTFREVAYDVDTVVSEMKGHGHPQALIDIIQTGIDS
- a CDS encoding protein adenylyltransferase SelO, yielding MTKERDKEKIGWNFDNSYAQLPDKFFSMLNPTPAHTPELSILNHPLAADLGLNVQTLHSEDGVAVLAGNRVPEGALPLAQAYAGHQFGHFTMLGDGRALLLGEQITPQGERFDIQLKGSGRTPYSRRGDGRAALGPMLREYIISEAMHSLGIPTTRSLAVVTTGEPVIRETTLPGAVLTRAAASHLRVGTFQYAAQWGTSDDLRTLADYALKRHFPEVEADEKRYLSLLKEVIRRQAALIAKWQLVGFIHGVMNTDNMTISGETIDYGPCAFMNDYDRATVFSSIDVQGRYAYGNQPSIAGWNLARFAETLLPLLHDDQEKAVEIAQEAVTEFPQLYHNHWLAGMRAKLGLVNEEKEDEPLFKDLLKMMQKHHADYTNTYRALTFDKPEDTAMNGTPEFTEWCKRWEARLSQQQEPTASSHQLMKKSNPAVIPRNHRVEEALEAAVKEENYSVMERLLDSLSKPYAHAPEQAEYAAPPAPSCGPYRTFCGT